GAACTGCATTTTCATGAAATCATCAAAAGTAACTTCTTCTTTTGCTTCAATATCTACAACAGGAGCTTCTTCCTCTGCTGCTTCCTCTGTTTTTTCTTCTTCCTTCATAGCTTCTACTTTTTCCAGAACTTCTTTTACATCCAGACGTGCAAATAAAATTTCCGGTTTCTCTGTAACCTTGTTTCCGGAAGGATATAAGCCAAAAGTTTCTAATTCTTCGTATTCACGTTTTGGCGCATTTAACTGTGCCAGAATTTTTCCTGTTGTTTCAGGCATAAAGGACTCTAATAAGGAAGCGCCGATACAAATTCCCTCTACCAGATTGTAGAGAACAGTTGCAAGACGGTCTTTCTTATCCTCGTCTTTTGCCAGAGCCCATGGCATTGTTTCATCAATATATTTGTTGCAGCGTTTGAATAAAGTAAAGATTTCTGTAATAGCGTCTGCCACACGAAGCTCTTCCATCTTTGCTGCTACTTTTGCCTTTGTTCCCAGTACGACTGCCTTTAATTCTTCATCCACAGGCTCACATACATTGGTATTTTTCACTTCTCCGCCAAAATATTTATTGGACATGGAAATAGTTCTGTTTACCAGATTTCCTAAAGTATTTGCAAGTTCGGAATTTAAACGCTCTACCATCAGCTCCCATGTAATTACACCATCGTTTTCAAATGGCATTTCATGAAGAACAAAGTAACGCACTGCGTCTACGCCAAAGAAATCTACTAACTGGTCTGCATAAAGAACATTTCCTTTTGATTTACTCATTTTCCCATCACCCTGTAAAAGCCAAGGATGTCCGAAAATCTGTTTTGGCAAAGGCAAATCAAGAGCCATAAGGAAAATCGGCCAGTAAATTGTATGGAAACGGATAATATCTTTTCCAATTAAATGTAAGTCTGCAGGCCAGTCTTTCTTAAACTGTTCTGTGTTTTCTCCGTCACAATCATATCCAATACCTGTGATATAGTTTGTAAGAGCATCCAACCATACATATACTACGTGTTTTGGATCGAAGTCTACAGGAATTCCCCATTTAAAGGAAGTTCTGGATACACATAAATCCTGAAGTCCCGGAAGAAGGAAGTTGTTCATCATTTCATTCTTTCTTGATACAGGCTGAATAAACTCAGGATGTGTATTGATATGATCAATCAGTCTCTGCGCATATTTACTCATTCTAAAGAAATATGCTTCTTCCTTTGCAGGTGTTACAGGACGTCCGCAATCCGGACACTTGCCATCTACCAGCTGAGACTCTGTAAAGAAAGACTCACATGGTGTACAATACATACCTTCGTAATAGCCTTTGTAAATATCACCCTGATCATACAGTTTTTTGAAAATTTTCTGTACCTGTTTTTCATGATAATCATCTGTTGTACGGATAAATTTATCATAAGAAGTATTCATTAAATCCCAAATACTCTTAATTTCTCCTGCCACATTATCTACAAATTCTTTGCAGGTAACACCGGCTTCTGCTGCCTTTAATTCGATTTTCTGACCGTGTTCATCTGTTCCTGTCTGGAAAAACACGTCATATCCCTGCTGTCTTTTAAATCTGGCAATACTGTCTGCAAGAATTGCTTCGTAAGTATTTCCGATGTGTGGCTTGCCTGATGTATAGGCAATGGCTGTTGTAATATAATATTTTTTCTTATCCAATTTTCTTTCCTCCTTGTATACAGTCACGGAGCGTTTTTTATTTCATAGGACGTAATTTCCTATGAAACAAAAAAAGACTCACCTTCTATATTAAGAAGGCGAGCCTATAACCCACGTTACCACTTCTGTTTATCTGTACCTCGCAGTACAAACCTCAACGGGTATCTGTTTAATACCCTGCCGCTATAACAGGCGGACCCTGTCGCAGCCTTGGCAATTTTGCTTCGGTGCGCCTCTCAGGAGCCATTTTCCATATACCCTCATTCATTCCTCTCAGCCTATGGGAATTTCTCTGTAAAATGCAAAATATATGTACTCTCTCCGTCACTGTGTTTACATATATAAAATATGCTAACATATTCAGGAATATTTGTAAACACTCTTTTTTTTACATAAACTCATGCTCTTTACTGAGTTTTTTCACAATCTTAACAGATGCTAAAATTGCAATCAAGTTTGGAATTACCATAAGTCCGTTAAACATATCGGACATATTCCATACTAAATCAACCTTTAAAGTAGAACCTACTAAAACACAGACAACTACCAAAAAAGCATAAATTTTAACTGCTTTTTGACCCAAAAGGCTACGCACGTTTACTTCACCAAAATAATACCAACCAATAATCGTAGTAAATGCAAAGAACAACATACAAATAGCAATAAAAATCTTACCAAAAGAACCAAATGCTGAATCAAAGGCAACCTGCGCTAAAGCAGAACCTGTTTCTCCACTTGACAATGCTCCTGTAGAAAGAATTACAAGGGCTGTTAAAGTAAGAATTACAAAAGTATCAATAAATACACCCATCATAGCAATAATACCCTGATCTCCAGGATGTTTTACATCTGCTGTCGCATGTGCATGAGGTGTAGAACCCATACCTGCTTCATTGGAAAAAAGACCTCTTGCCACACCAAAACGCATAGCTTTCTGCACAGTTACACCAAGAGCACCTCCAAGTACTGCCTCCGGTGCAAATGCTGCTACAAAAATATCATGAAATGCAGTCCCTACACTGCTGCCATTCATAAATAAAATAACTAAGCATCCAATAATATAAATAAGTGCCATTAACGGAACAACTTTTTCTGTAACTCTGGCAATTCTTTTAATACCACCCAGAAAAATAAACGCTGCTACAATAGCCACTAAAATTCCGACATGAAATGGCTTAACACCAAAAGCATTATAAAAAGAACTTCCAATAGAATTGGACTGTACCATATTTCCCATAAATCCTAATGCCAAAATAATTGCAACTGAGAAAAATCCTGCAAGAAACTTACCAAATTTCCCTTTAAAAATATATTTAATATAATAAACAGGGCCTCCTACAATTACACCATTTTCTTTTACTCTGGTGTGCTGTGCCATAACTGCTTCTGCATAGATGGTCGCCATTCCAAAAAATGCGCTCACCCACATCCAAAAAATAGCACCTGGACCTCCTGCTGCAATAGCTGTAGCCGCACCGGCAATATTTCCTGTACCTACCTGAGCTGCAATAGCTGTAGCCAATGCCTGAAAAGAGCTTAATCCGTTTTCACTGCTTTTTCCATGAAGAGAAAATCCCCCGAACATCTTCTTCATTCCTACACCAAATTTTCGCACCTGAATAAATTTCAGCGTAAAAGTATAAAAAATACCTGTACCTAAAAGTAAGATTAAAAGTGCATAATCCCATAAAAATTTGTTTACCAGCTCCACAATAGACGCTATCATTTCCATTTCTCTGTCTCCTTTTCTTTTCATTCTATTTGCCTATTGTTGTCTGAAATAATAAAAAACCTGTGAGATTGCGAAAATCCCACAGGTTAAAGTTCTTTTCAAGCGCAACTGCGTTCAACCATAAACGTAGCACCTAAAGGCACTACCTTTACGAAAAACTTCACTGTCCTTTTGCCTGAGAGATTCACAGACACTGTCTGCTTACACCTTCGGCACCCTTTTCGGGATTCTCCAGAGAGCCATCCAGATGCAGTCCTGCTTTTTTCAAAGCCCCTGAGAGTATTACTCCTTCGGTGGGCAATATTGCCTCTTTCCTGCAGCCTTCTATTGGCACAATATGCAAATAACGATTTTATTATAGCACTGGTTTTTTATTTGTCAATCCCCTTTATGAGGACAAATGTGTTTTTCTCAAGAACATTTCATAAAAATATATTATATACTCTATTTAATACGCACAGGTTGTCTAAGCTCAGTTTTGTTTCCATTTATATCTGTTATTATTGCTACAATAGTTGCCGTTCCCGGTTTACCTGTCGTAATCTCTGATTTTGGATTTGTAAAAGTCAGCCTATTCTCCCAACTCCAAGTACTAATTGTACCTAAAAGGAAAGATTTACTAAGCCAAACGCTCCGTTTGTACCACGAATAATCTGGAGCACAGACTTCATCTTCAATCATGTACTCTACCTCATAAACTGCTTCAGCTGGATTAGTTTGCAAGGTGACATCATATTGCTTTCCGTTTCCGTCAAGAGTAATCTCAACATCAGGAGTACTCTTTCCATCAACTAGCAGAGTAGCCTCTTTCACAAAACCAATATTGGAAGAAGTGACGCGTACAAACAATTCTTCTCTAGCTGATACACTCTCTGCTGTAATTTTTGCCGTACCAGTAGCATGAGCAGTATAATTTCCGACATTGTCAACAGACAAAACAGAAGGATTACTACTTGTCCATGTAACACTTTCAGCAGCTGATGCTGGTGTAAAAATAAGCTCATATTTTCCTGTATCTCCTGGAGAAAGAGATCTATCTCCTTTCATATCTATACGCTGTAACGGAGGCGAATTCTCTGGCTTTTCCCAGCTCGCATCAACCAACACCCAATTTTCCAAACCATCAGCAGGAAAATCATAAGGTGTAGTCCATCTGTCAATAGCCCCTCTCTTAAACCCCTTGTCACTAATAGACACTGGCTCCATTGTTTTTCCATCGCGGCTCTGATTTCCGCATCTCCAACATTTCCAATATCCATCTCTATAAATTTCATCAGTTCCCGTATTATAAACCGGTTCTTCATAACGCCAATCATGTTCATGCTTTTTCATTTCACAGGATTCACAGATATAATATGCTGGTTTCAAAATCCATACATGTGTATGAAATGCACCACAACAATCATACCTATCGTTCCATTCCCAGTCTGATAAGTCCTGAGAGCAGCCATTACAGGCATGACCATCCTTTCTCTTCTCCCAATCTACCCATTTCCACTTATGGACGTGTCTGTCTGAAACCCACCTTCCATCTTTTCCTACATAACAATCCCCTATCCATGTATTGCTTGCCATAGTTCCATCATCATACAAGTAATACCATGATCCATCTATTTCCTGCCAGCCTGTCATCATATAGCCATTCCCGTCAAAATAGTACCAATATCCGTTTATCGACTCCCAGTTACTTGTCGTATAACTTCCATCTGCATGACAATACCACCAGCCATGAGCCGTATCTATCCACTGGGCTGTTCTCCAACTACCGTCTTCTCCTACATAATAGCCTTCTATCCACGTATTACTTGCCATAGATCCGTCGCTGTACAGGTAATACCACTTCCCACCTATTTCCTGCCAACCTGTTACCATATAGCCATTTCTGTCAAAATAATACCACTTTCCGTTGATATATTCCCATGCATTTGTTGTATAACTTCCATCTGTATGGCAATACCACCAGCCATGACTGTCTATATTCCATTGAGCTGCCTGTACTTCTGTATTGCTTACAACAACACTGCTTATAAAAAGAAATGCGGCTGTCAATAAGCCTGCTCCTTTGTTTCTCATACTGCTTACCTCTTACCCTTTTAATTTTATTTTCTCTTTTTAATATAGCAAATATTACTCACTAAAGAACAGCTATGCTTTTTCACATAGTTCTGATACTCGTAAAAATTAATATAATATTCCCTTCCCCATGAAGAAATACGTAGCCACTCACTTTCAAATCCTGTAACCACGACAAAATGAGCTGCTGTTTCTGCTATTTTTTCGTATCCCTCTTCTGTCTTATTATAAAAAGCCAGCTTATGTTTCCTTAAAGGAATAGGAAAGTTCGGGCCGATTGCCAAAATCACAGGTATATCGTGTGCCAGCATAGCTTTTATTCTGTTTGGTATATTTCGACTCCTTACCCCAAAGGCTGCCTTTAAAGGAATTCTGTTTTTAATAAAATAACGATTTACCTCTATTCCTAAAAGCCAACCGGGAATTCCCAGACCTGGAATGATAGGAAAGTATTTTTTACACATTGTTTCTACACATTTCTCATAAACCTCAGCATCTAAAATACCATTTCCTTTCTCTTCTTCCTGAAACTCCTTACCTTTACAGTAATCTTTATGTAAATCCAAATACAAAAGAATATCCGTTGCCGCAATCGTACCACAGCCATAACCTGACATACTTCTTCCCTTCCACCATTCCTGATTACCGCCATAAGACAGCTTCCCATCTTTCATAATTGCTATATAAGGTTCATTCAGCTTCCCTGCCTTCATTTTATGTCAACCTTCATTTCTTCTGATATTGTTACCGGTCCTCCCATTTTACAGGAAAATACCTTGCCATTCTCTTTTTTTACATAAGCTTCTATCATGCCTCCCGGCTGATGAAGCTCATATACAAATTCTCCGGTATCTGCATCTTTAGAAAGATACACAGCTGCTCCCATACTGCCACTTCCGCAGCTACTCTCCCAGACCATGGAAGTGGTACTCTCCACATATACCACGGGAGTCATCTTACTTTCCTCTAAAAACATAACACCATAAGCATCACAAGGGCAGACTCTTTTTGCCTCCTCAATAAGTTCATCTACAAACTCCTGAGCTTTTGGAGCGCTATTTACAATAATGTGACAAATCCCCTCAAATACAACCATCGAATATTTTTCCTCTTTTACGGAAACTTCTGTCATTTCCATTGGAAGAGACATTTCTGTCCTTGCAGTCCCCTTTTCCATATCCACTGTTACTTTCAGTTTCTTTTTAGAACCGCTGACATCCACCCACACATCTTCTGCCTTTTCTTCTGAAAGCATACTTAATAAATATCCAAAGCTTCTGGTTGCATTTCCACAAAATTCACCGCCCATCATCTGCATGTGAAAACTTCCATCCTGCATTTTCTCCACAAAACCCACCTGTTCTCCGTGAAGTTCTTCCATGCACAAAAGTTCTCTGGAAATTGCCGGATAATCTTCTCTTTTTGCCGGACTCATTACAAAAATTGTTACATTGCCTGCTGGATTTGCTACTCTAATTTTTAATTCCATATCTTCATACCTCCCAAATATTTTCGTTCCCCAATTTATTTTTAATCATATCACATTCCACATCAAAAAATAATAAAATTTATCGACATTTGTAAAAAGCTGTGATATATATTGAGTATAGAATTTAATAAAAAAGGGGGGGACTTTCATTGAAGACTAAAAAGAATTCTGTAAACCAGATTACAGAGGGTGTTATATGGAAACAGCTCTTGTTTTTCTTCTTTCCGATTATGCTGGGAACTCTGTTTCAGCAGCTCTACAATACTGCTGACGCAGTTGTAGTAGGTCGTTTTGTAGGAACGCAGGCGCTTGCTGCCGTAGGTGGCTCCACCGGACAAATGGTTAATCTGATTGTAGGATTTTTTGTAGGTCTTTCTTCCGGTGCCACAGTTATTATAGCTCGCTATTATGGAGCAAAAAACAAAAAAGAGCTCAACGATACTCTGCATACTGCTGCCGCTCTCTCTATTGTAGGAAGCGTTATTATCACCATTGCCGGTATTGCTTTAACACCTTTTATGTTAAAACTTATGAACACTCCAAAAGACGTTATTCAGGGTTCTTCTACTTATCTTAGAATTTATTTTGCAGGCATTATTTTTGTATTTATTTATAACGTAGGTTCTGCAATTTTAAGAGCTGTGGGCGACTCTACACGCCCTCTTTATTTCCTGATTGTATGCTGCTTTATTAACATCTTTCTGGATATTCTTCTGGTAGTGGGGTTTGATATGGGTGTTGCCGGTGCTGCTCTCGCCACGGTGATTTCTCAGGCAGCCAGCGCTATTTTAGTGATTTACGCCCTGATGAAATCCAAGGATATGTATCGTCTGAAGCCAAAGGAAATTCATTTTCACAAGTTCCTTTTGCTGTCCATTGTTACTATTGGGCTTCCTGCGGGTATTCAGTCTGTCATGTATAATGTTTCCAATATGATTATTCAGACTTCTCTTAATGATTTAGGGACAAGTACCATGGCAGCTTACACTGCTTTTGGAAAGATTGATGCCATTTACTGGATGATTTCCGGTGCTTTCAGCGTGGCAATTACAACCTTTATCGGGCAGAATTACGGTGCCGGAAAATATCACCGTATGAAAAAGAGTGTTGCAGTCTGTCTATTTATGGATTTCATTGCTTCTGTGCTGGTAAGTATTCTTTTACTTTCTCTGGGAGAGTATCTCCTGCGAATGTTTACCACTGACCCGGAGGTGATTAAAATCGGTATGAAAATCATTCATGTGATTGCGCCCTCTTACGTGCTGTTTATTTTTATTGAAATTTTATCCAGCGCCCTTCGAGGAGTGGGAAATGTATTAGTTCCCATGCTTATGACCTGTACCGGCGTATGCTTGCTTCGTATTATCTGGATTTTCCTTGTAATACCGGAAATACCAAGCATTTCTGACATTTTGCTGTGTTATCCTATCTCATGGGGATTGACAGCAGCCCTGTTTGTTATTTACTATTACTTTGACCAGAAAAAATTCTATAAAACACATATAGACCATTAAAACAATGAAAGGAAGCTATTATTATGACTTTTTCTTATTCCAACGCACCTTCCTCTCTGGAGCTTGCACTGATTGAGGAAAGCACACAGATACTTTTAAATGAATACAGCAAGCAGTGTGCAGACGCAGAACAGCTCTGTGTAAATGTCACTTTTACTTCATCCGGAAACACTTTAAGGGTTTCTAAAAAAGGAGAACAGTGCACCATTACCTGCCATGAACCAGCTCATTATTTCCGCTGTCTCAATTACCTTATTCATCACTTGGATGAGGATTTTGACTTTGAAGAAACAGGCTTTTTCGAAAAAAACGGTTTTATGCTGGACTGTTCCAGAAATGCCGTTTCTACTGTAAATACAGTAAAAAAATTAATTCGTATTATGGCAAAGCTGGGGCTTAATCAGTTACTTTTATATACAGAGGATACTTATGAGGTTCCGGGACTTCCTTACTTCGGCACTTACAGAGGCCGTTACTCACAGGAAGAGCTTCGCCAGTTAGACGACTATGCTTACCAATTCGGAGTTGAGCTGGTTCCCTGTATCCAGACACTCGCTCATTTAAGAAATGCCCTGAAATGGCCTATGGGACAGGACTTAAAGGACAGCGCCGATATTTTGCTGGTAGGTTCTGAAAAAGTCTACGATTTTATCAGACAGCTTTTAACCTCTGTAAAAAGCTGCTTCCGTTCTGAAAATATTCATATCGGTATGGATGAGGCTGTTATGCTGGGGCTTGGAAATTATCTGCACCAGAACGGCTACAAGAAAAGCTCTGAACTGATTTTAGAGCATACAGACCGTGTTCTGGAAATTTGCAGAGAATTAAACTTAAAGCCTATGATGTGGAGTGATATGTTTATTTCCTCCAACGCCGGAACATGGTATTATAATGTTGATGAAAATGTTGATACTACAAACTGGACAAAACCGGCAGATGATTTAGCTTTGGTATACTGGGATTACTATAATACAGACAGAAGCGTATATCGTAAAATGCTTCGTGTTCACCATGAAATTGCCAAAAAAACAGTCTTTGCAGGCGGTATCTGGAACTGGAATGGTATTGCACCAAACTATGGCAGAGCAATTAACTGTACCATCCCTGCTCTTTTAGAATGTCAGGCACAAAATGTACAGGAAGTATTTGCTACCGGCTGGATGGATAATGGCGCAGAAACCCCAATTGATGCTATTTATCCGGGACTTGTAGCATTTGCTACACTTTGCTTCCATTCTGATTTAGATGAAAATGTTTTAAAACAAAACTTTACAGACTGTGTGGATGCAAAATGGGAAGATTTTGAACTTTTAGACAGATTTGATTCTCTTTTCCAGGGAGACGGAAATAATATTTCCGCGGATAATCCTTCAAAATATTTGCTGTATCAAGATGCTATGTTGGGTATGTTTGACTACCACATTCAAGGAGTAGATACAAAATCCTATTATAAAGATTTAGCTGACAAGCTGGATAAATGCGTAGAAGAAAATACCTGCTATAAAACACTGTTTAATTTCTACAAATATTTTGCCCTTGTACTGTCTGAAAAAGCTGATTTGGGAATTCATTTAAAAGAAGCTTATGACAAAAAAGATTTGTCCACATTAGAAGAATTAAATACAAAAGTTATCCCCAATATTCTGGAGAATTTACAACTTATGCACCAATTCCGCGAGGAATTATGGATGAAGGATGCAAAGCCTTTTGGTTACGAGCTTATGGATATTAAACTGGGCGGAGTTTCTGCACGTTTAAAAGCTTGCCAGAGACGCATTGCCTCTTACCTTTCTAAGGAAGTGGATAAATTAGAAGAATTAGAGCAGGAACGCCTGTCTTACTGGACAGTGGAAAATAAATATCCACATGATATGAAGGTAGAACTTCGTGAAAATATCTGGAGCAGAATTGTCAGTGGATGTGATTTAATCGATACGATTTAAGAGATTTTAAAGGTTTCCTCTTTTATTTCCATCATTTTATGTTACACTATAGGAAATAAAGGAGGAAATACTTTTATGGAAGAACATACATTGCCCCATCAACACGGAGAATATGGGGAACATTTAATAGAACATATACCTGACACAGAAAAATTTCAAATTGTTGCTTCTATCTTCAAGCAGCTCAGTGACACCACACGTATTCGCATTTTTTGGATTTTATGCCACTGCGAAGAATGCGTAATCAATATCTCTGCCCTGATGGATATGAGCAGTCCGGCGGTGGCACATCACTTACGGCTTTTAAAGAGCAGCGGACTGGTAGAAACCCGCAGAGAAGGAAAAGAAACTTATTATAAAGCCAGTTCATCAGAAAAAGCACAGTCCCTTCATCACATGATTGAACAAATGATGGACATTTCTTGTCTATCTGAAAAATAAAGAGCTGTCACTTTTAGCATTCTTGCGAAATATTTATACACTTTTAGCGAATTTGTCGAGCACGCTTTGAGATTGCAAGCTCAAAGTAAGCACAGGCTGAGCATAAAATGTATAAATATTCCAAAGATGCAATAAAAGCGTCAGCTCCTTAATTTTTGTAAATTTAAAGTAAGATTGCAATATGGTAAACTGCAAATGCTGCAATCCATGCGATTACGCACTGTCCAACTACCATAGCTGTTGCCCATTTCCCACCCAACTCACGTTTTACAGAGGCGATTGCCGCCACACAAGGGGTATAAAGAAGGCAGAATACCAATAATGCCACTGCTCCCGGTATGTTTATGCTGCTCTGCAACGCAGCGGTGCTTCCAAATAATACTGTAAGAGAAGATACCACACTTTCCTTTGCCAAGAAACCGGAAATTAAGGCTGTCACAATTCTCCAATCCCCAAATCCCACAGGTACAAAAACAGGTGCAAGCCTACCGGCAACTAAAGCCAGAATACTGTTCTGTGAATTTGTCGTCATGTTCAGGCTTGTGTCAAAGTTCTGTAAGAACCAGATTACAATGGTTGCAATAAAGATAACAGTAAAAGCTCTCTGAAGGAAGTCCTTTGCCTTATCCCATAACAAATGCCCCACATTTTTCAACCCCGGCATACGGTAATTAGGAAGCTCCATAACAAAAGGAACCGCTTCCCCTTTAAACGCCGTCTTCTTAAAAATCAATGCCATGATAATTCCCATTACAATTCCGAAAACATACAGAGAAATCATTACAAGCGCTCCGTGTTTCGGGAAAAATGCCGCTGTAAAAAATGCATAAATCGGAAGCTTTGCAGTACAGCTCATAAATGGAGTAAGAAGAATTGTCATCTTTCTGTCTCGTTCAGAAGGAAGAGTACGGCTTGCCATAACGCCCGGAACTGTACATCCGAAACCAATCAGCATAGGCACAATACTTCTGCCGGAAAGCCCCAGCTTTCGAAGCAGCTTATCCATAATAAATGCCACACGAGCCATATAGCCGCTGTCCTCTAAAAGGGACAGAAAGAAAAACAAAGTTACGATAATCGGCAGAAAACTCAGTACACCGCCTACACCGTTAAAAATGCCGTCAATGATAAGAGAATGTAACACACCCGCCACATGGGCTTCCTGCATTGCCATATCTGCCAGCTCTGTAAGATAGGTAATACCGGACTCTAAAAGCCCCTGAAGAAAAGCTCCTATCACGCTGAAGGTAAGCCAGAATACAATTCCCATAATTCCGATAAACGCAGGAATTCCTGTATATTTTCCCGTAAGGAAACGGTCAAGACTTCTGCTTCGAATATGCTCTTTGCTTTCCTTTGGCTTTACCACTGCCTCACCACAGACATCTTCGATATACTGAAAACGCATCTGGGCAATTCCTGCTGCCCTGTCAAGACCTGTCTCCTCCTCTGTCTGTTTGGCAATCTGCTCTACAATATTCTGCTCATTTTCTGTAAGCTCCAACTGCTCTAAAAGTTTTCTGTCGCCTTCCATTACCTTGCTGGCTGCAAAACGTACCGGAATTCCGGTCTTCTGTGCATGGTCTTCAATGAGGTGCATGATTGCATGAATTCCTCTGTGAATTCCTTCTTCTTTTCGGCAAAAGTCTGTTTCCAGCGGTGTTTCCTGATATTTCGCCACATGAATGGCATGCTGAATAAGT
The DNA window shown above is from Blautia hansenii DSM 20583 and carries:
- the feoB gene encoding ferrous iron transport protein B, with the translated sequence MKLSELQIGSTATILSVGGSGALRQHFLDMGLIQGTEVTVVKYAPMGDPIELRIHGYELTIRLEDAKNIEISKEHKPKDREKKKSRQEKLHPGYGEGGKFHDRKSENPLPDSETLTFALVGNQNCGKTTLFNQLTGSKQHVGNFPGVTVDRKDGVIKGHSNTLITDLPGIYSMSPYSSEEIVTREFVIRERPKGIINIVDATNIERNMYLTMQLLELGFPMVVALNMMDELWENGGSVLVNEMEGALGVPVVPISAAKGEGIEELIQHAIHVAKYQETPLETDFCRKEEGIHRGIHAIMHLIEDHAQKTGIPVRFAASKVMEGDRKLLEQLELTENEQNIVEQIAKQTEEETGLDRAAGIAQMRFQYIEDVCGEAVVKPKESKEHIRSRSLDRFLTGKYTGIPAFIGIMGIVFWLTFSVIGAFLQGLLESGITYLTELADMAMQEAHVAGVLHSLIIDGIFNGVGGVLSFLPIIVTLFFFLSLLEDSGYMARVAFIMDKLLRKLGLSGRSIVPMLIGFGCTVPGVMASRTLPSERDRKMTILLTPFMSCTAKLPIYAFFTAAFFPKHGALVMISLYVFGIVMGIIMALIFKKTAFKGEAVPFVMELPNYRMPGLKNVGHLLWDKAKDFLQRAFTVIFIATIVIWFLQNFDTSLNMTTNSQNSILALVAGRLAPVFVPVGFGDWRIVTALISGFLAKESVVSSLTVLFGSTAALQSSINIPGAVALLVFCLLYTPCVAAIASVKRELGGKWATAMVVGQCVIAWIAAFAVYHIAILL